In one Streptomyces sp. NBC_01241 genomic region, the following are encoded:
- a CDS encoding NUDIX domain-containing protein encodes MTTTGAVPAIAIRTCAAIIESDEICLIRRARPDGDQYSLPGGLLHPDEQVPVALARELKEELDLDVSALPDRPRLRWAQDQITTRPGRSGTFRRLHLIHLLAIPRHVRAALPATEQDAEDVTSVVWVPLAQAARRHLYPAVGNALSELTELAGPPSDVLLPPITDQTYTWR; translated from the coding sequence ATGACCACGACGGGCGCCGTTCCGGCCATCGCGATCCGCACCTGCGCAGCCATCATCGAAAGCGACGAGATCTGCCTGATCCGCCGGGCCCGCCCCGATGGAGACCAGTACTCACTGCCGGGCGGTCTGCTCCACCCGGACGAGCAAGTACCTGTCGCCCTCGCCCGCGAACTCAAGGAAGAGCTCGATCTCGATGTCAGCGCCCTCCCCGACCGTCCCCGGTTGCGCTGGGCACAGGACCAGATCACGACACGCCCCGGCAGAAGCGGCACGTTCCGCCGGCTCCACCTCATCCATCTTCTGGCCATCCCCCGCCACGTACGGGCCGCTCTTCCGGCAACCGAGCAAGACGCCGAAGACGTCACCAGCGTGGTCTGGGTTCCCCTCGCGCAGGCCGCCCGCCGCCACCTCTACCCCGCCGTCGGCAACGCGCTCAGTGAGCTGACCGAGCTCGCCGGCCCGCCCAGCGACGTGCTGCTCCCCCCGATCACCGACCAGACGTACACCTGGCGCTGA
- a CDS encoding sugar phosphate nucleotidyltransferase, whose product MSRAVIAVAGMGTRFFPIAKSVNKCMLPVLDQPVLAYAVADCLAAGVREIAIVTSQGEGGRQVRHYFTEDDGMRDYFAARGWQTKYEPIAHLHDQADFHFIEQPRDGDRYGTALPAILAAGFIGDQDFFLIAGDDLLLRTDGGSDLADLAAARGAAGAAGAVAAATVPGGDAHRYGILKPRNTKDGQQVMDDLLEKPTAYGAPTAYINISRTLLPAEATAYFEKLTPAANGEYQATDAISAFARDHNVLIHPVTGQYFDCGNPTGWLAANNAVALQSRTDS is encoded by the coding sequence GTGAGTCGCGCCGTCATCGCCGTAGCCGGCATGGGAACCCGCTTCTTCCCCATCGCCAAATCGGTCAACAAGTGCATGCTGCCGGTACTCGACCAACCCGTCCTCGCCTACGCGGTCGCCGACTGCCTGGCAGCGGGCGTGCGCGAGATCGCGATCGTCACCTCGCAGGGCGAGGGTGGGCGGCAGGTCCGCCACTACTTCACCGAAGACGACGGCATGCGGGACTACTTCGCCGCCCGCGGCTGGCAGACGAAGTACGAACCGATCGCACACCTTCACGACCAGGCGGACTTCCACTTCATCGAGCAGCCCCGCGACGGCGACCGGTATGGAACGGCCCTGCCCGCGATCCTGGCTGCCGGCTTCATCGGCGACCAGGACTTCTTCCTCATCGCCGGCGACGACCTGCTCCTGCGGACCGACGGCGGATCCGACCTCGCCGACCTGGCCGCCGCCCGCGGCGCCGCCGGCGCTGCGGGTGCTGTCGCCGCCGCCACCGTCCCCGGCGGCGACGCCCACCGGTACGGAATCCTGAAGCCCCGCAACACGAAGGACGGCCAGCAGGTAATGGATGACCTGCTGGAAAAGCCGACCGCCTACGGCGCACCGACGGCCTACATCAACATCAGCCGCACCCTGCTTCCCGCCGAGGCCACCGCCTACTTCGAGAAGCTCACCCCGGCCGCGAACGGCGAGTACCAGGCCACCGACGCCATCAGCGCCTTCGCCCGCGACCACAACGTGCTCATCCACCCCGTCACCGGCCAGTACTTCGACTGCGGCAACCCGACGGGCTGGCTGGCCGCCAACAACGCTGTCGCCCTCCAGTCGCGGACGGACTCATGA
- a CDS encoding RNaseH domain-containing protein translates to MTEADSTAADSDKRKPPPRYDHIITPGFVARRGATLPVTVHTAKFPPSLLARLERAWNSNPKARSPYLPTYALRELIEQVEPAVLSVEGRLGDGPWLHAMRTPQNELPLQLALEFWITTHVAPHQDDVDWPTIVKRALPLEWAQAEVDLLAHGNAANGTATPPSSTFSLLATYIAGRWVDEKLSLPGHTAEGFSVLGQLTDRGERSVYSWPPRELDDDGAYGLWTHRTALRVVSMPHDSRLILRAVPHIARFGGTQPAYIPRRGDSPATATVLLYLAKGALRDVERPMLLRAPVTVSGKKQDMRWQWQPGIARILPSLPASNRYPNPEDIRTDPRRAAGVNRSAEEDKEPTALLLHATGYTYLTRTDLTDAQPEFSTHGHPAESGLQPIDHLTLFENLKEPLAKLNFDPLPALDKTPQRRAPRLTPAREDAHYHFELWHCAPKTYQAVHLALTKLLNYQHLGERSTEPDVHDYAGPTKITLVLRNPGTLVSGLPKPPPHTEPEARKAHRKQERAQRAEALRKEFPEADHMIGCLVEIDKPVNFAMAGEDDPKRFLKDTLPKLNRHVQCLHPVTAAPKPDAKKAGLKPFEGSDIRCEDVQRAASSVKDLLRSLGHLPRLPAPRSVKGRFELATVHVAQAGSWIVPFVLRMDTDGNTTAQLVAAPGYPHETPIPIEHLPRALASGRGRMRRRDRAQLNDFITQALAIDSHTERLFLARAQTLRNKDVWSWLQNPHITPDSLRLPGEDCAHPNRADGRRPEDLPGLRIIRVNEESYEIPLAFGANLNDEAEVPATADGSPDVAISEEAYSEPASGAAELPYEEWGRYSGVVPWNDHAFLAINPRPDTHQLPKTVSKYSADEQNATRHGANPTSLEIHVSFKQPHDYAPDLAAYVNNLRRCHLHTDTATRMPLLLHLAKLMEEYIN, encoded by the coding sequence GCCTCGCTACGACCACATCATCACGCCCGGCTTCGTAGCACGCCGCGGAGCCACACTGCCCGTCACCGTACACACGGCTAAATTCCCACCGTCGCTCCTGGCACGGCTTGAACGCGCTTGGAACAGCAACCCGAAAGCGCGCTCACCGTATCTGCCGACCTATGCCCTGCGCGAGTTGATCGAACAGGTGGAGCCCGCTGTCCTCTCGGTCGAAGGCCGACTGGGGGACGGCCCTTGGCTCCACGCCATGCGCACGCCTCAGAACGAGCTTCCCCTGCAACTGGCCCTCGAATTCTGGATCACTACGCACGTCGCGCCCCATCAGGACGACGTCGACTGGCCCACCATCGTGAAACGCGCCCTGCCACTGGAATGGGCACAGGCAGAGGTCGACCTTCTGGCCCACGGAAACGCCGCAAACGGAACAGCAACCCCGCCCAGCAGCACGTTCTCCCTGCTTGCCACCTACATTGCCGGACGCTGGGTGGACGAAAAGCTATCCCTGCCGGGCCATACCGCGGAAGGTTTCTCGGTTCTTGGCCAACTGACCGACCGCGGTGAGCGCAGCGTCTACAGCTGGCCACCACGAGAACTCGACGATGACGGAGCTTACGGCCTTTGGACCCACCGGACAGCACTGCGTGTGGTCTCAATGCCCCACGACAGCCGCCTCATCCTCCGAGCCGTTCCCCACATCGCCCGCTTCGGCGGTACCCAGCCTGCCTATATTCCACGCCGCGGCGACAGCCCTGCCACGGCCACCGTCCTGCTCTACCTGGCCAAGGGTGCACTGCGTGACGTCGAGCGCCCCATGCTGCTCCGCGCACCGGTCACAGTCAGCGGCAAGAAGCAGGACATGCGGTGGCAGTGGCAGCCCGGCATCGCGCGCATCCTGCCCTCCCTCCCCGCCAGCAACCGCTACCCCAACCCCGAGGACATCCGAACCGACCCCCGCCGCGCCGCCGGCGTCAACCGCAGCGCCGAAGAGGACAAGGAACCCACCGCGCTGCTGCTGCACGCCACCGGCTACACCTACCTCACCCGGACTGATCTCACTGACGCCCAACCGGAATTCAGCACACACGGCCACCCTGCGGAAAGCGGCCTGCAGCCCATCGACCACCTCACCCTCTTCGAGAACCTGAAGGAACCGCTCGCCAAGCTGAACTTCGACCCGCTCCCCGCCCTGGACAAGACACCCCAACGCCGAGCCCCTCGACTCACCCCAGCACGCGAGGACGCCCACTACCACTTCGAACTCTGGCACTGCGCACCGAAGACCTACCAAGCAGTCCATCTGGCCCTCACCAAGCTGCTCAACTACCAACACCTCGGTGAACGCAGCACAGAACCCGACGTTCACGACTACGCCGGACCCACCAAGATCACACTGGTCCTACGCAACCCCGGGACCCTCGTCTCCGGTCTGCCGAAGCCACCGCCACACACGGAGCCAGAGGCCCGCAAGGCTCACCGAAAGCAGGAACGGGCGCAGCGAGCCGAAGCACTGCGCAAGGAATTCCCCGAAGCCGACCACATGATCGGCTGCCTGGTGGAGATCGACAAACCAGTCAACTTCGCCATGGCCGGGGAGGACGACCCCAAGCGGTTCCTGAAGGACACCCTGCCGAAGCTGAACCGGCACGTGCAATGCCTGCACCCGGTCACAGCGGCTCCCAAGCCCGACGCCAAGAAGGCCGGGCTGAAGCCCTTCGAGGGCAGCGACATCCGCTGCGAGGACGTGCAGCGTGCCGCTTCCTCGGTGAAGGACCTCCTGCGCTCGCTCGGGCACCTGCCCCGCCTGCCCGCACCCCGCAGCGTCAAGGGCCGCTTCGAACTGGCTACCGTGCATGTCGCCCAGGCCGGGTCATGGATCGTCCCATTCGTCCTGCGCATGGACACCGACGGCAACACGACAGCCCAACTCGTGGCGGCTCCTGGCTATCCGCACGAAACGCCCATTCCCATCGAACACCTGCCCCGGGCCCTGGCCTCCGGGCGAGGGCGAATGCGGCGACGCGACAGGGCCCAGCTGAACGACTTCATCACCCAGGCACTCGCCATCGACTCCCACACCGAGCGGCTCTTCCTGGCCCGGGCGCAGACCCTGCGCAACAAGGATGTGTGGTCCTGGCTGCAGAATCCCCACATCACGCCGGACTCACTAAGGCTCCCTGGCGAAGACTGCGCCCACCCCAACCGCGCCGACGGCCGCCGCCCCGAGGACCTGCCCGGGCTGCGCATTATTCGCGTCAACGAGGAGTCCTACGAGATCCCACTGGCATTCGGCGCCAACCTCAACGACGAGGCCGAGGTTCCCGCCACCGCCGACGGCTCCCCCGACGTAGCGATCAGCGAAGAGGCGTACTCCGAGCCGGCATCCGGTGCAGCTGAGCTGCCATATGAGGAGTGGGGCAGATACTCCGGCGTCGTCCCGTGGAACGACCACGCCTTCCTGGCGATCAACCCAAGGCCAGACACGCATCAGCTGCCAAAGACCGTCTCCAAATACTCGGCAGACGAGCAGAACGCCACCCGCCACGGAGCCAACCCCACGTCCCTCGAAATCCACGTCTCCTTCAAGCAACCCCATGACTACGCCCCCGACTTGGCCGCGTACGTGAACAACCTGCGTAGGTGCCACCTGCACACGGACACCGCAACCCGCATGCCGCTGCTCCTGCACCTCGCCAAGCTAATGGAGGAGTACATCAACTGA